CGATTTAGGTCGCGTGGAGGAAATCAAACACGGCACCTCGCATGACCATGCTTCAGTCGACTTAGCAATTCAAGCCTTGACCTATACTGACTACACTGCCGAAGAGCAAGCCAGTATCCTAAAGGCCATCGGCAACCACCGCGGCAGAGACGTTGCAACGACAGATGATACGTTCGTCCAGTTATTTAAGCAAGCCGATAATTTATCCAGAGACTGCTATAATTGCCGGGTGAGAGATTTGTGCAAATGGAGTGACGAGCGCAAAAATTTACACATTAAATATTAGGAGGTTCTATGGACCACATCAACATTGACCAACTCATAATCTTTGCCAATCACGGCCTCTTCTCTCAGGAAAAAGACCTGGGGCAAAAATTTGCCTTGGATATTGACTTATGCGTCAATACACAAGCTGCCGCTTTCTCTAAAGACTTGGCTCAATCCGTAGATTATGGCGCCCTTATCCAAGCAATCAAGCAACGCTTCACCGAGACAACTTACGATCTCATTGAAAGCGTCGCCGAGGACATAGCGCAGTATATTTTAAGGCACTATACTCTCGTTGCATCTGTTCGCTTGCGCCTTCATAAGCCATGGGCCCCAGTGATGACAGCCGTTGAGAGTATTTACATAGACATCGAACGCAGACGTAATCGTGCCTTCCTCGGTCTAGGTTCCAATCTAGGCGATAGCGAAAATCTCCTCGACAACGCAATCCAAGAATTAAGCAAAGCCCCTCATACCGAAGTTAAAAAACAGTCGTCTCTGTACCAAACCAAAGCCTGGGGACTTGAAGATCAACCCGATTTCCTCAATTGTGTGGTGGAAGTTGAGACTTTCCTGGAAGCAGAGAATTTACTGAACTTTGTCCAGACCATCGAAAATAATCTAGGACGAACCCGGGAGGTTAAGTGGGGTCCGCGTTCAATCGATATAGATATTCTCTTCTATAATGATGCAATTATTTACCAAGAGGACCTATTTATACCCCATCCCTATATCGAAGAACGTGCTTTTATAATCGAACCCATGAAGGAAATCGCACCCTTCTGGATTCATCCAGTTTCAGGCAAGCAAATGCGTCAGTTATCAATAACTGATGAAGAGGTCACTCGACTGTAGCTATGAGCCTACTACCTTTAAAGCACAAAAATTGTAAAGCGCATCGAATCGGCTTTCTTATAGCTGATTCGATGCGCTTTATTCGATTTATGCAAGATTGCTGGGTAACCAGCATAAGTCAAAAGACAACTCTTTACTCAAGTATTGTCCGCTAATAGGCTTGCATACTTATATCTTACATATCTTACATTGCTTTAATAATTAATATAATGGAAGCCTAATCAAGATCTTTAAATTCCGACACTTGAAGAGCCTTTTCTACTTCGGCTACAGTCATATTTGTATATTGAGCGATCACCTCAATACTTACACCGTTCTTAAACATTGTCGAAACTATTTCATGAACTTTATTCCGTTCACCTTGCTTTATACCTTGCTTTATACCTTTCTCCAAACCTTTCTTTAAGCCTTTCTTTAAGCCTTTCTCCTCGCCTATCTTTTCACCTTCATACATCGCTGTTCCCACCGCTGCCTCGAAATCATGTTGGTATCTTTGCACTAAATCTGCCATCTTACGTTCCTCCTCTGTCAAATTAGCTTCATCTACTTCTGCATAGGCTTGTAACACAATATCTGGTGCATCTTCAGCCGGTGGTTTTAATCTAAAGAAACTCCACCAATGCTTGAATCGTTCGTCTTCACTAATATTATAATTCCTCAAACTCACAAAGGTCAACTCAATCCCATTATACGGTTGAATATCTGACAATACTTCCGCATTCTCAAGATCCCGGTACACAAAAGTCCGAATGCCTTCCTTATCGTCCCGTGCAAATAAGTCAAAATCCAGAATATTAATACTATACACTTGCCTCAAACTAGAATACCTATTATGGGGAACAATCTGTTCCTTTTCTCTACCGTAGTTCTTCCGATACACGCCCCCAGCATAATAATGAATCCGCTCTAGGAAATACGGTTCACGGTGCACTTGCATTTCAATCGTGACATACCGGCCCTCTATATCCTGAGCCAGAAAATCTACCTCGGTCGTCTCAGGTTTCCCCTTAGCCTTATAAGCTTCAATCGTGTAGGGATTCGCCAACTGGACATCAAGGAATTCCCGTCCTAAGATCGATTCAATTAACGCCTTCGCTAGGGCTTCTTGACCACTAGCTGAGAACGTCTTCTTAAACAAGAAATCATTGGTTGGTAGGTACATTAAACCAACACCTTTCTATGGATTATTTGAGAGTCTCATATTTGACTCTCTATATACATATACCCATTTAAAGCCTGATTTCCATGTCATCAAATTAAAATTCCAAATTTCCAAAAACAAAAATTCCTCTAAATCACCCTTATGGCAATATCACTATTAGAAAATTGCTCGAATTTACTACAATATTCTGCAAACAGCACAAAAACATTGCATTCATATATTTTCACCTAACCATTTACTTGCCACTCTCTGCACCTTATCATCTGTATTATTTTTCTGGAGTTCGAACAAAACATTCTCAGCAAAAGAAAAATGCATCCAAGCTACTCCCCTTAAAGTTACTTGGATGCACTTAATGCGTAAAATGTAATTCTACTTCAACACATGCTTTCTCACTTGACTAATAAAGTAAAGCGAACCTGTTATCAAAAGCGTGCTTTTTGGAGATGCTTCTTGTAAATAGGTATCTACAAAGGTGCGCCAATCTTCTATGAGAATATCTTCTTCACCTTTGACCTCGCTCAACTCCTCCAACGAGAAGGCGTGTTCATGGGCAAAAGTCGTAATATTCAATGTTCGATAAGGCATGTCATGCAGCAATGCAAGCATATCTTCTAAGGCTTTCGTATTGATACAGGCAAATAAGATGTCAATCGAATCGGCTGCCCCTAGCGAAGCTAGGTTTTCCTTTAGGCGGGCTAAGGCATGAGGATTGTGCGCCCCATCAATGATAATCCTTGGTCCCTTTGAAATCTCTTCCATACGTCCTGGCCACCAAGTTTGACTAAGCGCTTCTTGAATGCGCTCATCGTTATAAAGCCAATGGTTGGCTTCAGCTAACACTTCGAATAAGCGAATAGCCATGCCGGCATTGTCAGCTTGATGTAGGCCTAATAAAGGCGTAGTGAAATTGCTTGCAGGGATTCGCGCACTCTGATAGACAAAAGCCTGCCCAAATGCAGAAGCTTGCCCTATTGGCGCGACATGATAAGCTTCATCTAGCCCATAAAGAGGGGCCTGCTTTTGCGCTGCTTGGGCTACAATTACTTCGTAGGCAGCTTGCTCAATTCTCCCAGTGACAAGTGGCGTATCCGCTTTAATGATACCCGCCTTTTGCTGGGCGATTTCTTCAAGGGTGTCACCTAAAATAGCGGTATGATCCAAGCCAATCGTCGTAATCCCTGTCAGTACAGGCCGACAAACATTGGTTGAATCCAACAAGCCACCCAAGCCTGTCTCCATAATGACATAATCAACCGCCTCATCCGCAAAATAATCATAAGCAAGCACTGTAAGCAGTTCAAATTCCGTAATTCCCTGAATGGCTTGATTATCACTTTCTTTTGCAAAAAGCTGCTGGTATTTCGAGATATAAGCCTGTAAGGTATCGGTTGGAATCGACTCGAAATTAATAAGAAACTGTTCCTCATAAGCTTGAATATAGGGTGACGAGAAAATACCGACACGTTGGCCATAGGCCTCTAATAATTTAGCCAAATGGGCAACGGTTGAACCTTTCCCGTTCGTACCAGCAATATGAATGACCGGAAGCTTTAAATGAGGGTTATCAACCAGCTCCAAGAGCGCTTCAACCCGTTCCAAACCAAGGCGTGGCTCACTGGAGTGATACTGCCTTAACCACTGAACTCCTAGATATTCCTCGCGCATACTTTATCTCCTTCCAGCTTTTCTTAACTTCCTCATCATAGCAAACTATAAGGTAAAAGCCTAACTATCTATTACAAAAGTTAGGCTTTTAAATGGATTATTCTTCGCTTTCAACTAAAGTCGATTGAAGCTTCGTATCAAAGCTTTCACCGGTTGCTTCTTCAATAAATTGATCCGTTTCATCTTCGATATTGCCAACAATTTCTTCAATAACATCTTCTAAGGTAATAATACCTTCAAAGCCACCATACTCGTCTCGTAGAATAGCAATATGCGTATGGGCTTCTTTATACATTGTTATAAATATTTTTTGAAAGGTAAATTTTACTTTCTATTCACAAAATTACACAAACAAATTAATTACGGAATCATTCAAAAGATTTTCCCGCAAGATTAGGATGGTCTGGCGTATATCAGAGCCTTGGATCGCAGCTGATGAGACCATTGTCGCTTTAGCAACTTACAGTCACACATGCGAATCGAAATAGAGCGATTTAGGCTCTGAGCTTCGGCTTCACCCTACGCACTTGAGTGTCTTAGCAAGCAAAGACTCTAGCTCCTTGCAGGAAAATCTTCCGAATTATGGAGTAAATTAATTATGTTTA
This region of Suicoccus acidiformans genomic DNA includes:
- a CDS encoding HD domain-containing protein: MRNTNIIYELPFIQAHLEELDSLEATRIYCRHNLEHFLSVARICYTLCLEQKVNIPKDLIYTTALLHDLGRVEEIKHGTSHDHASVDLAIQALTYTDYTAEEQASILKAIGNHRGRDVATTDDTFVQLFKQADNLSRDCYNCRVRDLCKWSDERKNLHIKY
- the folK gene encoding 2-amino-4-hydroxy-6-hydroxymethyldihydropteridine diphosphokinase, with the protein product MDHINIDQLIIFANHGLFSQEKDLGQKFALDIDLCVNTQAAAFSKDLAQSVDYGALIQAIKQRFTETTYDLIESVAEDIAQYILRHYTLVASVRLRLHKPWAPVMTAVESIYIDIERRRNRAFLGLGSNLGDSENLLDNAIQELSKAPHTEVKKQSSLYQTKAWGLEDQPDFLNCVVEVETFLEAENLLNFVQTIENNLGRTREVKWGPRSIDIDILFYNDAIIYQEDLFIPHPYIEERAFIIEPMKEIAPFWIHPVSGKQMRQLSITDEEVTRL
- a CDS encoding Rpn family recombination-promoting nuclease/putative transposase; translation: MYLPTNDFLFKKTFSASGQEALAKALIESILGREFLDVQLANPYTIEAYKAKGKPETTEVDFLAQDIEGRYVTIEMQVHREPYFLERIHYYAGGVYRKNYGREKEQIVPHNRYSSLRQVYSINILDFDLFARDDKEGIRTFVYRDLENAEVLSDIQPYNGIELTFVSLRNYNISEDERFKHWWSFFRLKPPAEDAPDIVLQAYAEVDEANLTEEERKMADLVQRYQHDFEAAVGTAMYEGEKIGEEKGLKKGLKKGLEKGIKQGIKQGERNKVHEIVSTMFKNGVSIEVIAQYTNMTVAEVEKALQVSEFKDLD
- a CDS encoding bifunctional folylpolyglutamate synthase/dihydrofolate synthase, yielding MREEYLGVQWLRQYHSSEPRLGLERVEALLELVDNPHLKLPVIHIAGTNGKGSTVAHLAKLLEAYGQRVGIFSSPYIQAYEEQFLINFESIPTDTLQAYISKYQQLFAKESDNQAIQGITEFELLTVLAYDYFADEAVDYVIMETGLGGLLDSTNVCRPVLTGITTIGLDHTAILGDTLEEIAQQKAGIIKADTPLVTGRIEQAAYEVIVAQAAQKQAPLYGLDEAYHVAPIGQASAFGQAFVYQSARIPASNFTTPLLGLHQADNAGMAIRLFEVLAEANHWLYNDERIQEALSQTWWPGRMEEISKGPRIIIDGAHNPHALARLKENLASLGAADSIDILFACINTKALEDMLALLHDMPYRTLNITTFAHEHAFSLEELSEVKGEEDILIEDWRTFVDTYLQEASPKSTLLITGSLYFISQVRKHVLK